A genomic region of Bacillus sp. 2205SS5-2 contains the following coding sequences:
- a CDS encoding tetratricopeptide repeat protein: MNRNQQGIQALQVGKYEEAIKLFSAEIEENPKDAVAYINFGNVLASLGEEERAQRFFEKAIELDTAAATAYYGLGNLFFNKDQFDLSKTYFEKAITIGLDSGDVFFMLGLSLMNLEQPKLALPYFQRSVEVNEEDAEARFQYGLCLAQLEMVKEAVEQFQLVIKKDPHHADALYNLGVAHAAHYDDAHKALTYFNQALSVQEDHMLAGYGQKMMEKILSEQ; this comes from the coding sequence ATGAATCGAAACCAACAAGGAATTCAAGCATTACAAGTGGGAAAGTACGAAGAAGCGATCAAACTATTTTCAGCTGAAATTGAAGAAAATCCAAAAGATGCTGTTGCATACATAAATTTCGGCAATGTTCTCGCCTCATTAGGCGAGGAAGAGCGAGCGCAACGTTTTTTTGAAAAAGCGATTGAACTAGACACAGCAGCAGCAACAGCTTATTACGGGTTAGGGAATTTATTCTTTAACAAGGACCAATTTGATCTTAGTAAAACGTATTTTGAAAAAGCCATTACAATCGGATTAGATAGTGGAGATGTATTCTTTATGCTCGGCTTGTCATTAATGAATCTAGAGCAGCCTAAGCTAGCACTTCCTTATTTTCAACGGAGTGTAGAAGTAAATGAAGAGGATGCAGAAGCGAGATTCCAGTATGGATTATGCCTTGCTCAACTTGAGATGGTGAAAGAAGCAGTAGAGCAATTTCAACTCGTCATAAAAAAAGACCCACATCACGCAGATGCTCTCTATAATTTAGGAGTGGCGCATGCTGCTCACTATGATGATGCTCATAAAGCACTCACCTATTTTAATCAGGCGTTAAGTGTACAAGAGGATCATATGCTTGCGGGGTATGGTCAGAAAATGATGGAAAAAATCTTAAGCGAACAATAA